The Gracilimonas sediminicola sequence TTCACTGGTGGATTCAGGTCCTTCCGTAACATTCTGGGCGAGATTAGCCAATTCTGTGGTAACGAAGGCCCAGTCTGTCTGTACCACCAGTTCTTTAGCCCGCTCTACAATCTCAGCATAAAACGACTCGGCATGCTCAGCAGACTCTTCACTTTCTTCCTCAGCTACTTCTTCTGTCTCTGCTTCATCTTCCTCAGCAACCTCAACTTCATCCTCCGAAACCGGCTCAGCTTCTGATTCCGGTTCACCCGTTTCCGCAGCTTCATCACCGGTCTCTAAATCTTCGGTAGGCGCTTCTTCTTCGGCTGTATTCTCCGGCTTTTCTTCCGGCTCTGCTACTTCTTCTTTTGGAGCCGCAGCCTGCTCCTCATTATCAACTGAAGTTTCTTCTTTGGAAGTAGCTTCTTCAGTGCTGTTTTCAAATTCGTCTTTGTCGGTCTCTTTTTCAGAGTTTGCGTTTTGTTGCTCCAGGTTCTCCACAGTAACCTTCCTTTCCTCGTAGGTCTTTTGATTAACGGCTCGTAGCCTTCTTGCTTAGATTAGTTAAGATAATATATCTGCCTAATCTTTGGCAATATAAAGCAAAAGTCCGGCAAAGTATTTCAGATCAAACAGATAAGCAGGAAAACTTTGAATAAACGAAAATGATTGATGCCTTTTGCAGAGTTGATGATTTGCGAATGATCGAAAGACCGATTTTCGATTTTTGAAGTATTTCTGCCTTAACTCAAGAAAAAAAGTTTACCTTTTTCTTTTATGTGCAGTTTGAACGCTTTTCACAAAAATTGAAATAAGTTCATTACACTCGTTGATGGCTATATCCAATTCCGACTTATTACTATATAAATCCGCCCTGTCAATAATTTTGAGAATGACGAATGACTCCCTAAGCTCCTTTAATACAATCTGCAGTTTGTGTATAAAATCTCTTATTGACTCTGCACTTTGTGCTTCACCATAATTAAGGGCAGGAGAAGTAGCTGAGCGTAATAGTTGACCCGATAAGTGCTTATTAACCTGATTTACAGGAAGATTCTTAATAAGTCGGATAATGGTTACAGAGAAATCGATTAGGCGTTCTTCAAGTTCTATTCTTTTCATAGTCAGCGTGCTTACTTGTTTAGAAGTAAGAGCAACTAAAACTGTTATCCTTACAGATTAAATTCTAAAATCTGTAATCAAAAATCGATCATTCGACAATCATTCCTTTTCCTGGAATACGTGAATATCGCGCTGTGGGAATGGCATTTCGATGCCTTCTTTATCTAACTCTTCTTTTATTTTTTCGAGATTATCCCAGAAAAAGCCCCAAAAATTTTCGGTTTTAGTCCATGCGCGGGCAGATAAATCCAGCGAACTGTCTCCAAGGTTTGTGAGTACAACAACCGGGGCCGGGTCTTGCAAAATTCGCTCATCTTCATTCAGCACCCGCAAAATAACTTCACGTGCTTTTTTCACATCTGAATTGTAACTAATTCCAATCGGAAAGACAGCGCGGCGGGTCTCTTTTGCTGAATAATTGATGACCGGCGAGTTTGCCAGCTGACCGTTCGGGATTATAATAAGCTGATTATTAGACGTTTGAAGGTGCGTATGCAGAATATCAATCTTTTCAACAGTCCCCGACTCGCTTCCTCTTTCAATAAAATCGCCCACTTTAAATGGCTTAAAGAACAAGATCAACACTCCACCTGCGAAATTCGATAAACTGCCCTGTAGTGCCAAGCCCACCGCTAAACCGGCCGCACCCAATACAGCAATAAAGGACGTCATTTCTATGCCCAGCATACCCAGTGCGGAGATATAAACCATGACTTTGAGCAACATGGAAATAAGGCTTCGCAAAAAAGAAACCAGGGCCTCATCCACGCTGCTGCGATTCAGCACTTTGGTGGCCCCTTTCACAATAAACTTCACTATCCATAGCCCGATCACCAGTGTCGCAACCGCGGCAAGCAACTTTGGACCGAAAGTGGTCACGAAATTCATGATGTCTTCTGTGGTAATGTTAAAATTGTCCATGCGTCTTTTTATGATCTTTAATATTGTTAAAGTGAATATCCTTAAAAATTCATTCACTGTCAGGTTCTGATATACATATAAAAAAGGGAAGGCGTTAACCTTCCCTTCAAGCTACTATGCGATTCTTTTCAGAGCTCTGCTATTTCTTTCTTGATCTCGTCTTTCGTTTTACCAAGTTTGCCTTGAAGACGGCCCAAAAGCTCATCTTCTTTACCCTCGGTAAAAGCGAGATCATCATCCGTCAGCTCTGAATACTTCTGCTTTAATTTTCCTTTTACTTCGTTCCATGTTCCTTTAATGGTTAAATCATTCATGGGATCTCTCCTGTTTATTTAGTTAAAATTCGTGGTGCAGGATAACTGCTTTATTCTTCTAAATGACTTCTTAACATCCATGCGGTTTTTGAATGAACGGTCAGCCGCTCTGTCAATAGATCAATAGTGGCTTCGTCGTCAGCTGCTTTTGCGGGCTCCAGGGCCTCTCGTGCAGTTCTGATAACCTGCTCGTTCGCTTCTGTCAGTCTTTTTACCATATCGAGTGCTTTCGGCCGATCGGTATCTTCCCCTATAGAAGCAATTTCGTTGAACTCCTTAAAAGTACCCGGAGCTCTGAAGCCTAACGCCCTGATGCGTTCGGCAATCTCGTCAATAGCTTCCGCGAGCTCGGAATACTGCTCTTCAAACTGCTCGTGCAGCTGGTGAAATAGCTCACCGGTTACATTCCAGTGGTAGTTATGTGTTTTCAAATACAGCAAGTAAGAATCGGCCAAAACCTTTGACAAGCCTGCCGCAATTTTCTCCCGATGGTCTTCAGAAATTCCAATGTTCACTTTCATTTTCTCGACTCCGTTAAGTGTTTCAATATCCATCTGAGTAACATTTTGTTCGTGAACATTCAGTTATTAAAACAAAACTGAGCGGCTACGGTTCCAAAATGTAAGTGAATAGTAAAAAGGATTTACAATCAGCTTCATCGAGAGTATTTATCACAAAAAAATCCCGCACACTGTTAAGCATGCGGGATTCAATTTGTTTAAATGAAGAATGCTGTTATTCTTCTATGCCATACACTTCTTTCAGTATTCCTTTGGCGTTGGCATCTTTGCCCTGCATCACACGGTGCTGCAGGTTGGTAATGATTTCCTGTTCCGCCTTTTCGTAAGCTAATTCTTTAGCTTCATTCTCGGTTCCGGTTCGTACCAGTTCATAAATATCGTCGGCACGAACTACACTATAAATATCATCATCGTTAAAAGCGTGAGAGCGATATTCTTCATACTCCTTGAACACCCGGGGAAAATCTTCACTGGTTTCGGCGCGGGTTATGATCTCAACATGTTCAGGACCTTCGGCGCTTAACGGGGTTTTGCAAAGGTAAAAGTAATTTTGTTTGTATTGCATCTGCTGTAGATGTGAGGGTTGAATTTATTTACTTGGCTAATATAACAATTCGTCAGAAAAGTGTGGACTGGTTTTGGGGATAGGTTTTAGTTTTTAGGTTTTAGGGTTGTTCGTGTTGATTCAAATAACTTAGGCTGAAAGCAGTCGCTGTGTTATATAAGGCTTAATTGTCTGCCCTATTCGCTTATCCTAAAACCTAACACCTAAAACCTTGCCTCTAACACCTCTATAACTTTTTAACCACCTTGGGTATCATCATCCATTTTATCTGACAGGTGCCGGGAGCAATGGTTTCCCAGGAATCAGCAAAACTTTCTAAACACACTATGGCTGCTGTTGGCATGCGAACCGCCGTTTTATCCTGACCGCCTGCCAAAACTCCGGTTGTGCTTTCCATTAAAGGATTATGCCCCACCAGCATAATTCGCTCAAACTCATCCGAAGCCGATTGTATAGCCCCGAGATAATCCCGCACCGAACCAAAGTAAAGATCGTCATTCCACGTGATCTGTTGTTCATCAAGGTTGGCTGCCTCCATACTCAGCTGCGTGGTTTCTTTTGCGCGTTGAGCCGGCGACGAAATCACCAAAGCAGGTTTATACTTAATTTTCTTCAGGTACTTGCCCATTCTGGGAGCGTCATTCAGTCCCCGTTTAGCAAGTGGCCGGTCAAAGTCTTTCAAATCCGGGTTTTCCCAGCTCGACTTAGCATGTCTCATTAATAAAATCTGCTTCATAATTTGTCGGACTTCTTCTTTGTTCCCGGCAATTCCACCATCTTTATTTTTCGGGCAAACCGGCCGGCTTTGATTTCCCCTTCGCCATATTCGGCGAGGGCTTTCACTAACTCAATCCCAAAAAAGATAATAATACTGGAATAGTACACCCACAACATGAAAATAATGATGGAAGAGGAGGCCCCGGAGAGCTGATTCAGAGAGCTGTTTCCGATAATCATCCCCACCCCGAATTTTCCAATCGCCAAAAGCAGCGTAGTGATCAGGCTTCCTATCAATAAGGGTCGCCATCGTACTTTGGCATCCGGCAAGGTGTAAAACATAACCAACACCGCAAAAAAGACCATGAAAAGCGTAAGAAGGTTGCTTCCGAGCCCAATCAAATAGAGCTGAGCCGTCTCAAAACTGGAAAGCAGGAATTCAAAGAACCATA is a genomic window containing:
- a CDS encoding CsbD family protein, with protein sequence MNDLTIKGTWNEVKGKLKQKYSELTDDDLAFTEGKEDELLGRLQGKLGKTKDEIKKEIAEL
- a CDS encoding mechanosensitive ion channel family protein, whose translation is MDNFNITTEDIMNFVTTFGPKLLAAVATLVIGLWIVKFIVKGATKVLNRSSVDEALVSFLRSLISMLLKVMVYISALGMLGIEMTSFIAVLGAAGLAVGLALQGSLSNFAGGVLILFFKPFKVGDFIERGSESGTVEKIDILHTHLQTSNNQLIIIPNGQLANSPVINYSAKETRRAVFPIGISYNSDVKKAREVILRVLNEDERILQDPAPVVVLTNLGDSSLDLSARAWTKTENFWGFFWDNLEKIKEELDKEGIEMPFPQRDIHVFQEKE
- a CDS encoding Dps family protein; amino-acid sequence: MDIETLNGVEKMKVNIGISEDHREKIAAGLSKVLADSYLLYLKTHNYHWNVTGELFHQLHEQFEEQYSELAEAIDEIAERIRALGFRAPGTFKEFNEIASIGEDTDRPKALDMVKRLTEANEQVIRTAREALEPAKAADDEATIDLLTERLTVHSKTAWMLRSHLEE
- a CDS encoding SixA phosphatase family protein, whose protein sequence is MKQILLMRHAKSSWENPDLKDFDRPLAKRGLNDAPRMGKYLKKIKYKPALVISSPAQRAKETTQLSMEAANLDEQQITWNDDLYFGSVRDYLGAIQSASDEFERIMLVGHNPLMESTTGVLAGGQDKTAVRMPTAAIVCLESFADSWETIAPGTCQIKWMMIPKVVKKL
- a CDS encoding four helix bundle protein; amino-acid sequence: MKRIELEERLIDFSVTIIRLIKNLPVNQVNKHLSGQLLRSATSPALNYGEAQSAESIRDFIHKLQIVLKELRESFVILKIIDRADLYSNKSELDIAINECNELISIFVKSVQTAHKRKR